The Ruania alba genome window below encodes:
- a CDS encoding beta-galactosidase, whose product MSEIASGTTGFLFGGDYNPEQWPREVWAQDMELMRRAGVNTVTLGVFSWALLEPREGEFDATWLDEVIATLDEAGISFFLATPTASPPPWFTRAHPDAMPVRPDGTRVLHGSRDTYAISAPAYRQACRRVARFLAERYGQHPRLRGWHVHNEYGTIDHGPHAAAAFRRWLQARYGTLNALNDAWYTAFWSQHYSDWEDILPPMQTQYLHNPAQVVDFKRFCSDEMLAAYREQVTEIRASSAAPVTTNFMLPTWNHLDQWAWAEHQDVVSVDHYLDSAGPDGEAHVAYGADLTRSWADGPWLLMEQNATGIRTGELTLVKDPDRNIRNSLGYIARGSQASLFFQWRASAAGAEFWHGALVPHAGPESRSFEATIELGRILTRIAEVAEPPADGPLVEAQVGIVWDANGWWSLETPHLPHDGIDYAEEVRATHRSLWRAGIASDFIRPGADASRYRILAVPSLFAMDDATVAWLDAYVASGGHLVVGHFSGVADENQRVVLGGYPGRIRDLLGIRVEEIRPLAPEITGSLTDGSQVQQWTERVHLEGAEQVAGYADGDLAGLPAITRRTVGAGTATYLSARLVQESRDVFWARLCQAENIYAPVPDAVGTGLEVVRRRGAQADYLFFLHHGSAPVRVTGAGHDLLTEASTDGGILLEPGEVAVVREQPGATWHVTTP is encoded by the coding sequence GTGTCCGAGATCGCATCCGGCACCACCGGATTCCTGTTCGGCGGCGACTACAACCCCGAGCAGTGGCCCCGTGAGGTATGGGCGCAGGATATGGAGCTGATGCGCCGGGCCGGGGTGAACACCGTCACCCTCGGGGTGTTCTCCTGGGCGCTGCTCGAACCGCGGGAGGGTGAGTTCGACGCCACCTGGCTGGACGAGGTGATCGCCACCCTGGACGAGGCGGGTATCTCCTTCTTCCTCGCCACCCCGACCGCCTCTCCCCCGCCGTGGTTCACTCGCGCCCACCCCGACGCGATGCCGGTCCGCCCGGACGGCACCCGGGTGCTGCATGGCTCCCGGGACACGTACGCGATCAGCGCCCCGGCCTACCGCCAGGCATGCCGCCGGGTCGCCCGGTTCCTCGCCGAACGCTACGGGCAGCACCCGCGACTGCGCGGCTGGCACGTGCACAACGAGTACGGCACGATCGACCACGGCCCGCACGCCGCGGCGGCGTTCCGCCGGTGGCTGCAGGCCCGCTACGGCACCCTCAATGCCCTCAACGACGCCTGGTACACCGCGTTCTGGTCCCAGCACTACAGCGACTGGGAGGACATCCTCCCGCCGATGCAGACCCAGTACCTGCACAACCCCGCCCAGGTGGTGGACTTCAAACGGTTCTGCTCGGACGAGATGCTCGCCGCCTACCGCGAGCAGGTCACCGAGATCCGGGCGTCCTCGGCCGCACCGGTCACCACCAACTTCATGCTGCCCACCTGGAACCACCTGGATCAATGGGCCTGGGCCGAGCACCAGGACGTCGTCTCCGTGGACCACTACCTGGACAGCGCCGGACCCGACGGCGAGGCGCACGTGGCGTACGGCGCCGACCTCACCCGGTCCTGGGCCGACGGCCCATGGCTGCTGATGGAGCAGAATGCCACCGGCATCCGCACCGGCGAGCTGACCCTCGTCAAGGATCCGGACCGGAACATCCGCAACTCCCTCGGCTACATCGCTCGCGGCTCGCAGGCATCACTGTTCTTCCAGTGGCGCGCCTCGGCGGCCGGTGCGGAGTTCTGGCACGGTGCCCTGGTCCCGCACGCGGGGCCCGAGAGCCGCTCCTTCGAGGCCACCATCGAGCTCGGGCGCATCCTGACACGCATCGCCGAGGTGGCCGAGCCCCCTGCGGACGGGCCGTTGGTGGAGGCGCAGGTGGGCATCGTCTGGGACGCGAACGGGTGGTGGTCCCTGGAGACTCCGCACCTGCCGCACGACGGGATCGACTACGCCGAGGAGGTACGCGCCACGCACCGCTCGCTCTGGCGGGCCGGGATCGCGTCCGACTTCATCCGACCGGGCGCGGACGCCTCCCGCTACCGGATCCTCGCCGTGCCCAGCCTGTTCGCCATGGATGACGCGACCGTGGCCTGGCTGGACGCCTATGTCGCATCCGGCGGCCACCTGGTGGTCGGTCACTTCAGCGGCGTCGCGGACGAGAACCAGCGGGTCGTCCTCGGCGGCTACCCGGGGCGGATCCGCGACCTGCTCGGGATCCGGGTGGAGGAGATCCGGCCGCTCGCCCCCGAGATCACCGGCTCACTCACCGATGGCAGCCAGGTCCAGCAGTGGACCGAGCGGGTGCACCTCGAAGGGGCCGAACAGGTAGCGGGCTACGCCGATGGCGACCTGGCCGGGCTACCGGCGATCACCCGCCGCACCGTCGGTGCCGGCACTGCCACCTACCTGTCCGCCCGGCTCGTGCAGGAGTCCCGGGACGTCTTCTGGGCGAGGCTGTGCCAGGCCGAGAACATCTACGCACCTGTCCCGGACGCCGTCGGGACGGGCCTGGAAGTGGTGCGCCGCCGTGGCGCGCAGGCGGACTACCTGTTCTTCCTGCACCACGGCAGCGCGCCGGTCCGGGTCACCGGAGCCGGCCACGATCTCCTCACCGAGGCCAGCACCGACGGCGGTATCCTGCTGGAACCGGGTGAGGTCGCCGTGGTCCGGGAACAGCCGGGCGCCACCTGGCACGTCACCACCCCATGA
- a CDS encoding carbohydrate ABC transporter permease produces the protein MSTSTAARPVVRSVSSTAPRPRSHPRRVLPTLVLLLGALYCLVPVAWVVIASTKSNAELFTTFTFAPGSGLLDNLRDLFTYGGGQFPQWALNSLIFAGFGAAASTLISTMAGFALAKYTFPGRQAVFYAILGGVLLPGITLAIPQYLLMSEIGLAGTYWSVLLPSLISPFGIYLARVYAASAIPSDTMEAARIDGANDVRIFTAIALPMMVPGMVTIFLLQFVGIWNNFLLPFIMLSDERMYPLTVGLYTLLSKGSGTPSLYSLAIIGAAVAIIPLVVMMLVLQRYWRLDLISGGIKG, from the coding sequence ATGAGTACCAGCACCGCCGCACGCCCGGTGGTCCGGTCGGTCTCGAGCACCGCACCGCGGCCCCGCTCCCACCCGCGCCGGGTCCTGCCCACCCTGGTCCTGCTGCTCGGCGCCCTCTACTGCCTGGTGCCGGTGGCCTGGGTGGTGATCGCCTCGACGAAGTCGAACGCCGAGCTGTTCACCACCTTCACCTTCGCCCCCGGCTCCGGCCTACTGGACAACCTGCGAGACCTGTTCACCTACGGTGGCGGTCAATTCCCGCAGTGGGCGCTGAACAGCCTGATCTTCGCCGGCTTCGGTGCGGCAGCCTCCACCCTGATCTCCACGATGGCCGGCTTCGCGCTCGCCAAGTACACCTTCCCCGGCCGCCAGGCGGTGTTCTACGCCATTCTCGGCGGGGTGCTGCTGCCCGGCATCACACTGGCGATCCCGCAGTATCTGCTGATGTCCGAGATCGGGTTGGCCGGCACCTACTGGTCGGTGCTGCTGCCCTCGCTGATCTCCCCGTTCGGGATCTATCTCGCCCGGGTCTACGCCGCCTCGGCGATCCCCAGCGACACGATGGAGGCGGCTCGGATCGACGGGGCCAACGACGTGCGGATCTTCACCGCCATCGCCCTGCCGATGATGGTCCCCGGGATGGTGACCATCTTCCTGCTGCAGTTCGTGGGCATCTGGAACAACTTCCTGCTGCCGTTCATCATGCTCTCCGATGAGCGGATGTACCCGTTGACGGTCGGCCTGTACACGTTGCTGTCGAAGGGGTCCGGTACGCCGTCGCTGTACAGCCTGGCGATCATCGGCGCGGCCGTGGCAATCATCCCGCTGGTCGTGATGATGCTGGTGCTGCAACGCTACTGGCGCCTGGACCTGATCAGCGGCGGCATCAAGGGCTGA
- a CDS encoding carbohydrate ABC transporter permease, whose protein sequence is MSTATEPRPTRRRIRHRWVAPYGFLLPAGILYLTFLAIPIGYAIVLSFRGLRVSGDGPFGVQEETWVGFANYATTFTDPEFLAGFGRLAIYGFIAVPLTLGLALTFALLLDLPRVAGARFARTAIFIPYAVPGVIASLLWGFLYLPSTSPLNYVLRRIGLDPIAVLDGAMLFPSVANIAIWTGVGFNMIILYTSLRGIPGEVYEAARLDGANEWHIAYRIKIPLVGPALVLTGLFALIGTLQVYGEPTTLRPMTNSISQTWVPLMKIYRDAFVRDDLSLAAASSVVLALGTLIVSVLLLRLTQKRTFGAA, encoded by the coding sequence ATGAGCACCGCTACCGAACCGAGACCGACCCGGCGCCGGATCCGCCACCGCTGGGTCGCCCCCTACGGCTTCCTGCTGCCTGCCGGGATCCTCTACCTCACCTTCCTCGCGATCCCGATCGGGTACGCGATCGTGCTGAGCTTCCGCGGGTTACGGGTGAGCGGCGACGGCCCGTTCGGCGTGCAGGAGGAGACCTGGGTCGGCTTCGCCAACTACGCCACGACCTTCACTGACCCCGAGTTCCTGGCCGGATTCGGGCGCCTGGCGATCTACGGCTTCATCGCCGTGCCACTCACTCTTGGCCTCGCCCTCACCTTCGCGCTGCTGCTCGACCTCCCCCGGGTGGCGGGCGCACGCTTCGCGCGCACCGCGATCTTCATCCCGTACGCCGTGCCGGGAGTGATCGCCTCGCTCCTGTGGGGTTTCCTGTACCTGCCCTCGACCAGCCCGCTGAACTACGTGCTGCGCCGGATCGGGCTCGATCCGATCGCTGTGCTGGACGGCGCCATGTTGTTCCCGTCCGTGGCAAACATCGCGATCTGGACCGGCGTCGGTTTCAACATGATCATCCTGTACACCTCGTTGCGTGGCATCCCCGGAGAGGTGTACGAGGCGGCCCGTCTCGACGGTGCGAACGAGTGGCACATCGCCTACCGGATCAAGATCCCGCTCGTCGGCCCCGCCCTCGTGCTGACCGGGCTGTTCGCGCTGATCGGCACCCTGCAGGTGTACGGCGAGCCGACCACCTTGCGCCCGATGACCAACTCCATCTCCCAGACGTGGGTGCCGTTGATGAAGATCTACCGCGACGCCTTCGTCCGCGATGACCTGTCCCTGGCCGCCGCCTCGTCGGTGGTGTTGGCGCTGGGCACCCTGATCGTGTCGGTGCTGCTGCTCCGACTCACCCAGAAGCGCACGTTCGGAGCCGCCTGA
- a CDS encoding ABC transporter substrate-binding protein — MRKNLLAVAGLSVAGLTLAACSAGADGNAEAPSPDGPITIDYWAWGTAQQPMVDAWNETHPDIQVVHTDAGGGSDSSAKLVTATRAENAPDVAIVEYNTLPAMIVAGVAADISAHTTDLESEYAPGVWSQASFDGATYGVPQDAGPMALTYNQARFDELGVEVPTTWEEFAEAAEQVRAADPNAYITTFAPAEFGGFAGFAQQAGGEWWSVDGDTWTVGIDDPASQEVADYWQDLIDRDLVLAEPLLTPEWNAALNSGEILSWPAGLWAAGVLYGVAEPMAGDWAMAPLPQWNDGDPGVAFQGGSAVVVTTSAEYPEAAAEFAAWMGASEEAAAIQIEQGQYPASLTGQELTLDSEPPLLMPQQSDYWEVAAEIAATTVPDISWGPNVNVASSAFQDAMSAAIENGTPLREALAATQDVVVEDMETAGFTVTTN; from the coding sequence ATGCGCAAGAACCTCCTGGCCGTCGCCGGCCTGTCCGTGGCAGGACTGACCCTGGCCGCCTGCTCAGCCGGAGCGGACGGCAATGCCGAGGCACCGAGCCCGGACGGCCCGATCACCATCGACTACTGGGCCTGGGGAACCGCTCAGCAGCCCATGGTGGACGCCTGGAATGAGACCCATCCGGACATCCAAGTGGTGCACACCGACGCCGGCGGCGGTTCCGACTCCTCCGCCAAGCTCGTCACCGCCACCCGGGCGGAGAACGCCCCGGACGTGGCGATCGTGGAGTACAACACCCTGCCGGCGATGATCGTGGCCGGCGTGGCCGCGGACATCAGCGCCCACACCACCGACCTGGAGAGCGAGTACGCCCCAGGGGTGTGGAGCCAGGCCAGCTTCGACGGTGCGACCTACGGGGTCCCGCAGGATGCCGGCCCGATGGCCCTGACCTACAACCAGGCCCGCTTCGACGAGCTCGGCGTCGAGGTGCCGACCACCTGGGAGGAGTTCGCCGAGGCTGCCGAGCAGGTGCGCGCCGCCGACCCGAACGCCTACATCACCACCTTCGCCCCGGCCGAGTTCGGCGGTTTCGCGGGCTTCGCCCAGCAGGCCGGGGGCGAGTGGTGGTCCGTGGACGGTGACACCTGGACGGTGGGAATCGACGACCCCGCCTCCCAGGAGGTGGCCGACTACTGGCAGGACCTGATTGATCGGGACCTGGTGCTCGCCGAGCCGCTGCTCACGCCCGAGTGGAACGCGGCGCTGAACTCCGGCGAGATCCTCTCCTGGCCCGCCGGGCTGTGGGCGGCAGGTGTGCTCTACGGGGTGGCCGAACCCATGGCCGGCGACTGGGCGATGGCTCCCCTGCCGCAGTGGAACGACGGCGATCCCGGGGTCGCGTTCCAGGGTGGCTCCGCCGTCGTGGTGACCACCTCGGCCGAGTACCCCGAGGCAGCCGCCGAGTTCGCCGCCTGGATGGGCGCGAGCGAGGAAGCTGCCGCGATCCAGATCGAGCAGGGTCAGTACCCGGCCTCGCTGACCGGCCAGGAGCTCACTCTCGACTCCGAGCCGCCGCTGCTGATGCCGCAGCAGTCCGACTACTGGGAGGTCGCCGCGGAGATCGCGGCCACCACGGTGCCCGACATCAGCTGGGGCCCGAACGTGAACGTCGCCTCGAGCGCCTTCCAGGACGCCATGTCCGCGGCCATCGAGAACGGCACGCCGCTGCGCGAGGCCCTGGCCGCGACGCAGGACGTCGTGGTCGAGGACATGGAGACCGCTGGCTTCACGGTCACCACCAACTGA